The Magnolia sinica isolate HGM2019 chromosome 10, MsV1, whole genome shotgun sequence genome includes a window with the following:
- the LOC131217129 gene encoding PTI1-like tyrosine-protein kinase At3g15890 — translation MGSSLSSCCGAEKVEGFVPTGASSSWRIFTYKELYQATNGFSEDNMLGEGGFGSVYWGKTNDGLQIAVKKLKAMNSKAEMEFAVEVEVLGRVRHKNLLGLRGYCAGTDQRLIVYDYMPNLSLLSHLHGQFAGEVQLDWRRRMNVAMGSAEGLVYLHHEVTPHIIHRDIKASNVLLDSNFEPLVADFGFAKLIPEGVSHMTTRVKGTLGYLAPEYAMWGKVSESCDVYSFGILLLEIITGRKPIEKLPGGIKRTITEWAEPLIIKGRFKDLADPKLRGNFDEDQLKQAINVAALCVQGEPEKRPTMEEVVNLLKGSQPRVMEMRIKSVRYGEDLMALDQASDDDENAGLDDESTTYGVFGAMEVQRMNDPYVHGDRRMRV, via the exons ATGGGGTCGTCATTGAGCTCTTGTTGTGGGGCAGAGAAAGTAGAAGG GTTTGTGCCGACTGGAGCAAGCAGTTCGTGGAGGATATTCACATACAAGGAGTTGTATCAAGCCACCAATGGATTCAGTGAAGATAACATGCTTGGAGAAGGAGGATTTGGGAGTGTGTACTGGGGAAAAACGAATGATGGCCTCCAa ATAGCAGTGAAGAAGCTGAAAGCCATGAATTCAAAGGCGGAGATGGAGTTTGCGGTGGAAGTTGAAGTCCTTGGAAGGGTTCGGCACAAGAACCTGCTGGGTCTGAGAGGATATTGCGCCGGGACCGATCAACGGCTGATTGTATATGACTACATGCCTAATCTCAGCTTGCTTTCTCATTTACATGGCCAGTTCGCCGGCGAAGTCCAGCTAGACTGGAGGAGGAGGATGAACGTCGCGATGGGCTCTGCAGAAGGCCTAGT GTACTTGCACCATGAGGTCACACCCCACATAATCCACAGGGACATAAAGGCCAGCAATGTGCTCCTGGACTCGAATTTTGAACCATTGGTTGCTGATTTTGGGTTTGCTAAGCTGATCCCAGAAGGCGTTAGCCACATGACGACTCGGGTGAAAGGAACACTCGGCTACCTCGCCCCAGAGTACGCCATGTGGGGCAAAGTCTCTGAGAGCTGCGACGTCTACAGCTTCGGAATCCTCCTCCTGGAGATAATCACCGGTAGAAAACCAATCGAAAAACTCCCCGGCGGCATTAAGCGAACCATAACCGAGTGGGCTGAGCCACTCATCATTAAAGGACGGTTCAAAGACCTCGCTGATCCGAAGCTTCGTGGGAACTTCGATGAGGACCAGCTCAAACAAGCTATCAATGTGGCTGCCTTATGTGTGCAGGGCGAGCCCGAGAAGCGGCCCACCATGGAAGAAGTGGTCAATCTTCTTAAGGGGTCCCAGCCTAGGGTGATGGAGATGAGGATAAAGAGTGTTAGGTATGGGGAAGACTTAATGGCCCTTGATCAGGCCAGCGACGACGATGAAAATGCCGGCCTCGATGATGAGAGTACGACGTATGGCGTGTTTGGTGCCATGGAGGTCCAACGGATGAATGATCCGTATGTGCATGGTGATCGAAGAATGCGCGTTTGA